The proteins below come from a single Burkholderia sp. FERM BP-3421 genomic window:
- a CDS encoding ABC transporter ATP-binding protein → MSAPRLLPDAVAARCDARRLALQAGGRLLLDDFTQGFGPGELWCIAGPNGAGKTTLISTLAGLAPPARGQVELDGVPLAAWSPAPLARRRALMAQSVHDAFSASVFDTVLLNRLPHLSGWGWERPEDRAAAQAALDALGLAAFAARDVLSLSGGERQRVALAGALCQDAPLLLLDEPLAHLDLHHQIDCLAALADWLRGGARTVIFSCHDLNLARRFATHALLLDGRGGAQAGPAREVLSAERASRAFGYPLVLIERDGREALVPVWPAQTAR, encoded by the coding sequence ATGAGCGCGCCGCGCCTGCTTCCGGATGCCGTCGCGGCGCGCTGCGATGCGCGGCGGCTCGCACTGCAAGCGGGTGGCCGCCTGCTGCTCGACGATTTCACGCAAGGCTTCGGCCCGGGCGAGCTGTGGTGCATCGCCGGCCCGAACGGCGCGGGCAAGACAACGCTGATCTCGACGCTCGCCGGACTCGCGCCGCCCGCGCGCGGGCAGGTCGAACTCGACGGCGTGCCGCTCGCCGCATGGTCGCCCGCGCCGCTCGCGCGGCGGCGCGCGCTGATGGCGCAGAGCGTGCACGACGCGTTCAGCGCGAGCGTGTTCGACACCGTGCTGCTCAACCGCTTGCCGCATCTGTCCGGCTGGGGCTGGGAGCGTCCCGAGGATCGCGCGGCCGCGCAGGCCGCGCTCGACGCGCTCGGGCTCGCGGCGTTCGCCGCGCGCGACGTGCTGTCGCTGTCGGGCGGCGAGCGCCAGCGCGTCGCGCTGGCCGGCGCGCTGTGCCAGGACGCGCCGCTGCTGTTGCTCGACGAACCGCTCGCGCATCTCGACCTCCATCACCAGATCGATTGTCTCGCCGCGCTGGCCGACTGGCTGCGCGGCGGCGCGCGCACCGTGATCTTCTCGTGCCACGACCTGAACCTCGCGCGCCGTTTCGCGACCCACGCGCTGCTGCTCGACGGGCGCGGCGGCGCGCAGGCCGGCCCCGCGCGCGAGGTGCTGAGCGCCGAGCGCGCGAGCCGGGCGTTCGGCTATCCGCTCGTGTTGATCGAGCGCGACGGCCGCGAAGCGCTGGTGCCGGTGTGGCCGGCGCAGACGGCGCGATGA
- a CDS encoding cell division protein ZapA, whose translation MSTKQIEVSILGQAYRLACSADTEAALLEAVARVDAEMSKIRSNSSVRGTDRIAVMAALSLASELLRLQQSVRHGEAFPAEEIRRTMHQMNEQLGAVLAQHEAQ comes from the coding sequence ATGAGCACCAAGCAGATCGAAGTATCGATCCTCGGTCAGGCGTATCGGCTCGCCTGCTCCGCCGACACCGAAGCCGCGTTGCTCGAGGCGGTCGCGCGCGTCGATGCGGAGATGTCGAAGATCCGCTCGAACAGCTCCGTGCGCGGCACGGATCGCATCGCCGTGATGGCCGCGCTGTCGCTCGCGTCGGAGCTTTTGAGGCTGCAACAGAGCGTGCGGCACGGAGAAGCATTTCCCGCGGAGGAAATCCGGCGTACAATGCATCAAATGAATGAACAGCTTGGTGCAGTGCTCGCACAGCACGAAGCGCAGTAA
- the cobT gene encoding nicotinate-nucleotide--dimethylbenzimidazole phosphoribosyltransferase, with translation MTSTFSVPRIDPLDAAARAPLQHLLDHKTKPPGSLGRLEALALQLARIQQCDAPRVERPVMIVFAADHGIAAEGVSPYPQAVTAQMVANFLAGGAAINAFSGVAGCALEIVNAGVATPLPAHASLLDLPIAAGTRNFAHEPAMSRAECEAALAAGAARVRHHAALGTNVIGFGEMGIANTSAAACVMSRLLDLPLDACVGRGTGLDDAGLAHKRAVLSGALARHPDARAPLDVLAAFGGFEIAMMTGAFLAAAAARMTVLVDGFIATSALLVADALAPALREYCVFSHASDERGHRRMLAHFGAEPLLALDLRLGEGTGAALALPLVRAAAAFLVEMASFDAAGVANRDA, from the coding sequence ATGACCTCGACTTTTTCCGTGCCCCGGATCGATCCGCTCGACGCAGCGGCGCGTGCACCGCTGCAGCACCTGCTCGATCACAAGACGAAGCCGCCCGGCAGCCTCGGTCGGCTCGAAGCGCTCGCACTGCAACTGGCGCGGATCCAGCAGTGCGATGCACCGCGCGTCGAGCGGCCGGTGATGATCGTGTTCGCGGCCGATCACGGCATCGCGGCGGAGGGCGTGAGCCCGTATCCGCAGGCCGTGACCGCGCAGATGGTCGCGAACTTCCTGGCGGGCGGCGCGGCGATCAATGCGTTCTCGGGCGTCGCAGGCTGCGCGCTCGAAATCGTCAACGCGGGCGTCGCGACGCCGCTGCCCGCGCACGCGTCGTTGCTCGACCTGCCGATCGCCGCCGGCACGCGCAACTTCGCGCACGAACCGGCGATGTCGCGCGCCGAGTGCGAGGCGGCGCTCGCGGCGGGCGCGGCGCGGGTGCGCCACCACGCGGCGCTCGGCACCAACGTGATCGGCTTCGGCGAGATGGGCATCGCGAACACGTCGGCGGCCGCGTGCGTGATGAGCCGCCTGCTCGACCTGCCGCTCGACGCGTGCGTCGGGCGCGGCACCGGCCTCGACGACGCGGGGCTCGCGCACAAGCGCGCGGTGCTGTCGGGCGCGCTCGCGCGCCACCCGGATGCGCGCGCGCCGCTCGACGTGCTGGCCGCCTTCGGCGGTTTCGAGATCGCCATGATGACGGGCGCATTTCTCGCGGCGGCGGCCGCGCGCATGACAGTGCTCGTCGACGGCTTCATCGCGACCTCGGCGCTGCTGGTCGCCGATGCGCTCGCGCCGGCGCTGCGCGAGTATTGCGTGTTCTCGCACGCGTCGGACGAGCGCGGGCATCGCCGCATGCTCGCTCATTTCGGCGCGGAGCCGCTGCTCGCGCTCGACCTGCGGCTCGGCGAGGGCACGGGCGCCGCGCTCGCGCTGCCGCTCGTGCGGGCCGCCGCCGCGTTCCTCGTCGAGATGGCGAGCTTCGATGCGGCCGGCGTCGCGAACCGTGACGCCTGA
- a CDS encoding FecCD family ABC transporter permease — MNARRAALIWAGAAGVAAAVFVASLTCGSLPVSPGQALAALAPHGGGDATPLAVEVVRTLRLPRALAGFSCGALLALAGALLQVLLRNPLAEPYVLGVSGGAAGFALVAMIAGGAWWMVDAASFLGALASIAVLLGLGRRALWRGDVRDASPRLLLTGVVIAAGWGALITLLLSIAPDNRLRGILFWLSGDLSGAAAPWFALAALAAALLAALPVAPQLNALLRGDAVAAALGVPVARLRLRIYLIASLAAAAAVTTAGTIGFVGLVVPHALRLAFGNDQRMLLPAAALAGGGGVMAADLLARTAIAPAQLPVGVMTALIGVPVFLWMLLRRAR, encoded by the coding sequence ATGAACGCGCGCCGCGCGGCCCTGATCTGGGCCGGGGCCGCGGGCGTCGCGGCCGCCGTGTTCGTCGCGTCGCTGACGTGCGGCAGCCTGCCCGTCTCGCCCGGACAGGCGCTGGCCGCGCTCGCGCCGCATGGGGGCGGTGACGCGACGCCGCTCGCGGTCGAGGTCGTGCGCACGCTGCGCCTGCCGCGGGCGCTCGCGGGCTTCAGCTGCGGCGCGCTGCTCGCGCTCGCGGGCGCGCTGTTGCAGGTGCTGCTGCGCAATCCGCTCGCCGAACCTTACGTGCTCGGCGTATCGGGCGGCGCGGCGGGCTTCGCGCTCGTCGCGATGATCGCGGGCGGCGCGTGGTGGATGGTCGACGCCGCGTCGTTCCTCGGCGCGCTCGCGTCGATCGCCGTGCTGCTCGGTCTCGGGCGTCGCGCGCTGTGGCGCGGCGACGTTCGCGACGCATCGCCGCGTCTGCTGCTCACGGGCGTGGTGATCGCGGCGGGGTGGGGCGCGCTGATCACGCTGCTGCTGTCGATCGCGCCGGACAACCGGCTGCGCGGCATCCTGTTCTGGCTGTCGGGCGACCTGAGCGGCGCGGCCGCGCCCTGGTTCGCGCTCGCGGCGCTCGCGGCGGCCTTGCTCGCCGCGCTGCCGGTCGCGCCGCAGCTCAACGCGCTGCTGCGCGGCGACGCCGTGGCGGCGGCGCTCGGCGTGCCGGTCGCGCGGCTGCGGCTGCGCATCTACCTGATCGCCTCGCTGGCCGCCGCGGCCGCGGTGACCACGGCCGGCACGATCGGCTTCGTCGGCCTCGTGGTGCCGCACGCGCTGCGGCTCGCATTCGGCAACGACCAGCGCATGCTGCTGCCCGCCGCCGCGCTCGCGGGCGGTGGCGGCGTGATGGCGGCCGACCTGCTCGCGCGCACGGCGATCGCGCCCGCGCAATTGCCGGTCGGCGTGATGACGGCGTTGATCGGCGTGCCGGTGTTCCTGTGGATGCTGCTGAGGCGGGCGCGATGA
- a CDS encoding SDR family NAD(P)-dependent oxidoreductase: MSDANDVVIVSGGSRGLGLALVRTFLDAGRRVATFSRSRTAGIDDLIERDTRGARFHWAQVDGTDGAAAAAFVAGVAERWGGVDVLVNNAGVSHDGLLALMREEQIEQMIAVNLTGAILLTQCCAKWMIRANRGAIVNIASVNAIRGHAGVAVYSATKAALDGLTRSLARELGARGVRVNSVAPGYFESEMVQHLDEAARARIARRTPLGRLADTDDIARVVEFLASDRAAFVTGQTIAVDGGITC, translated from the coding sequence ATGAGCGACGCAAACGACGTAGTCATCGTCAGCGGCGGCAGCCGGGGGCTGGGGCTCGCGCTGGTGCGTACGTTCCTCGACGCGGGCAGGCGGGTGGCGACGTTCAGCCGCTCGCGCACCGCCGGGATCGACGACCTGATCGAGCGCGACACGCGCGGCGCGCGGTTTCACTGGGCGCAGGTGGACGGCACCGACGGCGCGGCCGCGGCGGCGTTCGTGGCGGGCGTGGCCGAGCGCTGGGGCGGCGTCGACGTGCTCGTCAACAACGCGGGCGTGAGCCACGACGGGCTGCTGGCGCTGATGCGCGAGGAGCAGATCGAACAGATGATCGCGGTCAACCTGACCGGCGCGATCCTGCTCACGCAGTGCTGCGCGAAGTGGATGATCCGCGCCAACCGCGGCGCGATCGTCAACATCGCGTCGGTCAACGCGATCCGCGGCCATGCCGGCGTGGCCGTGTACAGCGCGACCAAGGCGGCGCTCGACGGCCTGACCCGCAGCCTCGCGCGCGAGCTGGGCGCGCGCGGCGTGCGCGTGAACTCGGTCGCGCCCGGCTACTTCGAAAGCGAGATGGTCCAGCATCTCGACGAGGCCGCGCGCGCGCGGATCGCCCGCCGCACGCCGCTGGGCCGGCTCGCCGACACGGACGACATCGCCCGGGTCGTCGAATTCCTCGCATCTGATCGCGCCGCGTTCGTGACGGGGCAGACGATCGCCGTTGACGGAGGCATCACATGCTGA
- a CDS encoding SIMPL domain-containing protein (The SIMPL domain is named for its presence in mouse protein SIMPL (signalling molecule that associates with mouse pelle-like kinase). Bacterial member BP26, from Brucella, was shown to assemble into a channel-like structure, while YggE from E. coli has been associated with resistance to oxidative stress.), producing MTKKTALVLALAVATVVPVALSLAPSVARAQSVGQQPPPAGVLSLSAQASADVPQDVVTITLFYEQQARDPGSLTADLNRRADAALAQARGVAGVTARTGAFSVYPSTDRDGKISAWRGRTEVVLESHDFAAASKLAGQLATTLQIAGVDFSLSPEAQRAAEQKLTTEAIKSFRTRAEEASKAFGYSSYSIRDVNVGGGHNVQPYPRMMAMAAAAPMSKDAGAPISVEGGKATVTVNVNGSVQMK from the coding sequence ATGACGAAAAAAACCGCCCTCGTGCTCGCTCTCGCCGTCGCCACCGTGGTGCCCGTCGCGCTGTCGCTCGCCCCGTCCGTCGCACGCGCGCAGAGCGTCGGCCAACAACCGCCGCCGGCCGGCGTGCTGTCGCTGTCGGCACAGGCCAGCGCCGACGTGCCGCAGGACGTCGTCACGATCACGCTGTTCTACGAGCAGCAGGCGCGCGACCCCGGCAGCCTCACGGCGGACCTGAACCGCCGCGCCGACGCGGCGCTCGCGCAGGCGCGCGGCGTCGCCGGCGTGACCGCGCGCACGGGCGCGTTCTCGGTCTATCCGAGCACCGACCGCGACGGCAAGATCTCCGCATGGCGCGGCCGCACCGAGGTCGTGCTCGAATCGCACGACTTCGCGGCCGCCTCGAAGCTCGCCGGCCAGCTCGCCACGACCCTGCAGATCGCCGGCGTCGACTTCTCGCTGTCGCCCGAGGCACAGCGCGCCGCCGAGCAGAAGCTCACGACGGAAGCGATCAAGTCGTTCCGCACGCGCGCCGAGGAAGCCTCGAAGGCGTTCGGCTACAGCAGCTATTCGATCCGCGACGTCAACGTCGGCGGCGGTCACAACGTGCAGCCGTATCCGCGCATGATGGCGATGGCCGCGGCCGCGCCGATGTCCAAGGACGCCGGCGCGCCGATCTCGGTCGAGGGCGGCAAGGCGACCGTGACCGTCAACGTGAACGGCTCGGTCCAGATGAAGTGA
- a CDS encoding adenosylcobinamide-GDP ribazoletransferase, producing MTPERAVGLRAELRYAFVALGYFTRVPVPRWVGYEADDLNRAARYFPLVGVGVGAVAAGVYLLAARLWPAGVAVLLSIAATLLLTGAFHEDGLADSCDGFGGGYRREDVLRIMHDSRIGTFGAAALVIALALKWQALVALPPTHVAWTMLAAHAASRVGAVSLLVTLDYVRGEGKAKPVAQRMSARAFGFAALGGLPWLLWPDWRMGLVALGVLAGLRVLLARYFVARIGGYTGDCLGFAQQLFELAIYLVALGWISS from the coding sequence GTGACGCCTGAGCGCGCCGTGGGCCTGCGCGCGGAGCTGCGCTATGCGTTCGTCGCGCTTGGGTACTTCACGCGCGTGCCGGTGCCGCGCTGGGTCGGCTACGAAGCGGACGACCTGAATCGCGCGGCGCGCTATTTCCCGCTGGTCGGCGTGGGCGTCGGCGCGGTCGCGGCCGGCGTGTACCTGCTGGCCGCGCGACTGTGGCCGGCCGGCGTGGCGGTGCTGCTGTCGATCGCGGCCACGCTGCTGTTGACGGGCGCGTTCCATGAGGACGGCCTCGCGGACAGCTGCGACGGCTTCGGCGGCGGGTATCGGCGCGAGGACGTGCTGCGCATCATGCACGACTCGCGGATCGGCACCTTCGGCGCGGCGGCGCTCGTGATCGCGCTTGCGCTGAAGTGGCAGGCGCTGGTCGCGCTGCCGCCCACGCATGTCGCGTGGACGATGCTCGCCGCGCATGCGGCGAGCCGCGTGGGCGCGGTGAGCCTCCTGGTCACGCTCGACTACGTGCGCGGCGAGGGCAAGGCGAAGCCGGTCGCGCAGCGGATGTCCGCGCGGGCGTTCGGCTTCGCCGCGCTGGGCGGGCTGCCGTGGCTGCTGTGGCCGGACTGGCGCATGGGGCTGGTCGCGCTTGGCGTGCTCGCCGGATTGCGCGTGCTGCTCGCGCGTTACTTCGTCGCGCGGATCGGCGGTTATACCGGCGATTGCCTCGGCTTCGCGCAGCAGCTGTTCGAACTGGCGATCTATCTGGTGGCGCTCGGATGGATCTCGTCCTGA
- a CDS encoding ATPase, translating into MLNELETLSQNIGRLIALNKRHHTERLALEEQLAQLRTEAEATRTELSQLREERDALAAERDALSAKIDDAQVKLNAILEKLPRAKNAPDAENQLDLLDPRDDAREGGPASHGEHA; encoded by the coding sequence ATGCTCAACGAACTCGAAACTCTATCTCAAAATATTGGCCGTTTGATCGCGCTGAACAAGCGTCATCACACGGAGCGGCTCGCGCTCGAAGAGCAGCTCGCGCAATTGCGCACGGAAGCGGAAGCGACCCGCACGGAACTCTCGCAACTGCGCGAGGAACGCGACGCCCTTGCGGCGGAGCGCGACGCGCTGTCGGCGAAGATCGACGATGCCCAGGTGAAGCTCAATGCGATTCTCGAGAAGCTGCCGCGCGCGAAGAACGCGCCGGACGCGGAAAACCAGCTCGACCTGCTCGACCCGCGCGATGATGCGCGCGAGGGCGGCCCGGCCAGCCACGGAGAACATGCATGA
- a CDS encoding TonB-dependent receptor domain-containing protein: MRTQIARAALVACSGLPCAAVAQSTPPASSPPPSSAAAPTQLEPIVVTAQRAPQALADALPQTTLFTRADIENSNATDLPGLLALAPGAQIVRNGGPGATASLFLRGAQSTQSLVLIDGVRVDSASLGQAQIAQLPLDQIERVEIVNGNVSSLYGSGAIGGVVQVFTKDGGDHPPRFNFSVGYGSYHTQSQTAGVSGRLDAAGDTTFSVSLSRDKTDGFSAIDPVRQPQANPNANGYLDESVAASLKHRFNARWSAGVSYFQSNGDTSFDNAYGQPTDLNSLYTKVQQIAAFADGKLTDWWTTHLRVASGNDRSQSWLNGAYTDHFNTDNRQYTWQNDFAPLKDQRIQAGYERLDQAFDSDVFAAPQRHVNSGWLGYTGRFGNSQFQANVRRDQYSDFGGANSYYLGYGLDVTEHWKVTASYSDAFRAPSFNDLYYPNAGNPAIRPERSHSVEAAVQYASDALGVARVTVFQTRYTDLIDYQPVANSYYYQAVNIGRAKVQGVEGSWQGHVGKTEVRVAATVQNPVDETAGQDLNRRARRFASFALNRAFGGWRVGGEWLVSGARNDTGNPLGGYGVVNLSARYNITKAWYVSARIDNLLDKDYELAYAYNTPRRGAYVTIGWQQP; encoded by the coding sequence ATGCGAACCCAGATCGCCCGCGCCGCGCTCGTCGCGTGTTCCGGGCTGCCGTGCGCCGCCGTCGCGCAGAGCACGCCGCCTGCTTCTTCCCCGCCGCCTTCGTCCGCCGCCGCGCCGACCCAGCTCGAGCCGATCGTCGTGACCGCGCAGCGTGCCCCGCAAGCGCTCGCGGACGCGCTGCCGCAAACCACTCTGTTTACCCGCGCGGACATCGAGAACAGCAATGCGACCGATCTGCCCGGCCTGCTCGCGCTCGCGCCCGGCGCGCAGATCGTGCGCAACGGCGGGCCCGGCGCGACCGCGAGCCTGTTCCTGCGCGGCGCGCAGTCGACTCAGTCGCTGGTGTTGATCGACGGCGTGCGGGTCGATTCGGCGAGCCTCGGCCAGGCGCAGATCGCGCAGCTGCCGCTCGACCAGATCGAGCGGGTCGAGATCGTCAACGGCAACGTGTCGTCGCTGTACGGCTCGGGCGCGATCGGCGGCGTCGTGCAGGTGTTCACGAAGGACGGCGGCGATCATCCGCCGCGCTTCAACTTCTCGGTCGGCTATGGCAGCTATCACACGCAGAGCCAGACCGCGGGCGTGTCGGGCCGGCTCGACGCGGCGGGCGACACGACCTTCAGCGTGTCGCTGTCGCGCGACAAGACCGACGGCTTCTCGGCCATCGATCCGGTCCGGCAGCCGCAGGCGAATCCGAATGCGAACGGCTATCTCGACGAAAGCGTGGCCGCGTCGCTCAAGCATCGCTTCAACGCGCGCTGGAGCGCGGGTGTCAGCTACTTCCAGAGCAACGGCGACACCAGCTTCGACAATGCCTACGGGCAGCCGACCGATCTCAACAGCCTGTATACCAAGGTGCAGCAGATCGCCGCGTTCGCGGACGGCAAGCTGACCGACTGGTGGACCACGCATCTGCGCGTCGCGAGCGGCAACGATCGAAGCCAGTCCTGGCTGAACGGCGCCTATACCGATCACTTCAACACCGACAACCGCCAGTACACCTGGCAAAACGATTTCGCGCCGCTGAAGGATCAGCGCATCCAGGCGGGCTATGAGCGGCTCGACCAGGCGTTCGACTCCGACGTGTTCGCCGCGCCGCAGCGTCATGTGAATTCGGGCTGGCTCGGCTACACGGGCCGCTTCGGGAACAGCCAGTTCCAGGCCAACGTGCGGCGCGACCAGTACTCCGATTTCGGCGGCGCCAACAGCTACTATCTCGGCTATGGGCTCGACGTGACCGAGCACTGGAAGGTCACGGCCAGCTATTCCGATGCATTCCGCGCACCGAGCTTCAACGATCTGTACTACCCGAACGCAGGCAATCCGGCGATCCGCCCCGAGCGCAGCCACTCGGTCGAGGCCGCCGTGCAGTACGCGTCGGACGCGCTCGGCGTGGCGCGCGTGACGGTGTTCCAGACGCGCTACACGGACCTGATCGACTACCAGCCGGTCGCGAACAGCTATTACTATCAGGCCGTGAACATCGGCCGGGCCAAGGTGCAGGGTGTCGAGGGCTCGTGGCAGGGCCATGTCGGCAAGACCGAGGTGCGGGTCGCGGCGACCGTGCAGAACCCGGTCGACGAGACGGCCGGCCAGGACCTGAACCGGCGCGCGCGCCGCTTCGCATCGTTCGCGCTGAACCGCGCGTTCGGCGGCTGGCGCGTCGGCGGCGAATGGCTCGTCAGCGGCGCGCGCAACGACACCGGCAATCCGCTCGGCGGCTACGGGGTCGTCAACCTGTCCGCGCGCTACAACATCACGAAGGCGTGGTACGTGAGCGCGCGCATCGACAACCTGCTCGACAAGGATTACGAACTTGCCTATGCGTACAACACGCCGCGCCGCGGCGCCTACGTCACGATCGGCTGGCAGCAGCCGTGA
- a CDS encoding ANL family adenylate-forming protein: MTTFLHERIRSFGARPCLVSADETIAYDAFADRIDFWRGELDVWCIGRGDTVAVCGDYAPNVCALLLALAFAGAIVVPIASAGAKRGEFLDIAEVGFVVTFDSAGATRVERRTTPAASHPLLEQLRAAGSAGLILFSSGSTGRSKASLLDLDRMLGKLERTKGRAYVTLVFLMLDHIGGINTLLNVLSQGGTIVTPASRTPDAVCDAIARHRVELLPTSPTFLNMMLIADAGARYDLSSLKLVTYGTEPMPETTLAALHAALPEVRLKQTYGLSELGILPTQSKESGSLWMKLGADGFEHRVVDGVLHVRSETAMLGYLNAPSPFDDAGWFNTQDVVETDGDYVRVLGRRSEIINVGGEKVYPSEVENTLLAAGNVRDVTVSGRPNPVTGHVVIARVSPIEPETPAALAARLRTFCASRLERFKVPVHIDVDESAHHNDRFKKARVSRPTEQAR, from the coding sequence ATGACAACCTTCCTCCACGAGCGCATCCGTTCGTTCGGCGCGCGTCCCTGTCTCGTCTCGGCGGACGAGACCATCGCCTACGACGCATTCGCCGACCGGATCGATTTCTGGCGCGGCGAACTCGACGTATGGTGCATCGGACGCGGCGACACGGTCGCGGTCTGCGGCGACTACGCGCCGAACGTCTGTGCGCTGCTGCTCGCCCTGGCATTCGCGGGCGCGATCGTCGTGCCGATCGCGTCGGCCGGCGCGAAGCGCGGCGAGTTTCTCGACATCGCGGAAGTCGGCTTCGTCGTCACGTTCGACTCGGCCGGCGCCACGCGGGTCGAGCGCCGCACGACGCCGGCGGCGTCGCATCCGCTGCTCGAACAGCTGCGCGCGGCCGGCTCGGCCGGCCTGATCCTCTTCAGCTCCGGCTCGACCGGCCGCAGCAAGGCCTCGCTGCTCGATCTCGATCGCATGCTGGGGAAGCTCGAACGGACGAAGGGCCGCGCCTACGTGACGCTCGTCTTCCTGATGCTCGATCACATCGGCGGCATCAACACGCTGCTCAACGTGCTGAGCCAGGGCGGCACGATCGTGACGCCCGCCAGCCGGACGCCGGACGCCGTGTGCGACGCGATCGCGCGCCATCGCGTCGAACTGCTGCCGACCAGCCCGACGTTCCTCAACATGATGCTGATCGCCGATGCGGGCGCGCGCTACGACCTGTCGTCGCTGAAGCTCGTCACCTACGGCACCGAGCCGATGCCCGAGACGACGCTTGCCGCGCTGCACGCCGCGCTGCCCGAGGTCCGGCTGAAGCAGACCTACGGGTTGTCCGAACTCGGCATCCTGCCGACGCAATCGAAGGAATCGGGCTCGCTGTGGATGAAGCTCGGCGCCGACGGGTTCGAGCACCGCGTCGTCGACGGCGTGCTGCACGTGCGCTCGGAAACCGCGATGCTCGGCTATCTGAACGCGCCGTCGCCGTTCGACGACGCGGGCTGGTTCAACACGCAGGACGTCGTCGAGACGGACGGCGACTACGTGCGGGTGCTCGGCCGCCGTTCGGAAATCATCAACGTCGGCGGCGAGAAGGTCTATCCGAGCGAGGTGGAGAACACGCTGCTCGCGGCCGGCAACGTGCGCGACGTCACCGTGTCGGGCCGGCCCAATCCGGTGACCGGGCACGTCGTCATCGCGCGCGTGTCGCCGATCGAACCGGAGACGCCGGCGGCGCTCGCCGCGCGCTTGCGGACGTTCTGCGCGAGCCGCCTCGAACGGTTCAAGGTGCCGGTCCATATCGATGTCGACGAAAGCGCGCATCACAACGACCGGTTCAAGAAAGCCAGGGTGTCACGACCGACGGAGCAAGCCAGATGA
- a CDS encoding EVE domain-containing protein translates to MHHWLMKSEPDEASIDDLANAPQRTLPWTGVRNYQARNFMRDTMHIGDGVLFYHSSCPEPGIAGLAEVCSTPYPDPTQFDPKSPYHDPKSTRETPRWMLVDVKFVRKSPLVPLAALREHDALADMRVLAKGNRLSITPVTPAEWRFITQKLMK, encoded by the coding sequence ATGCACCACTGGCTGATGAAGTCCGAACCGGACGAAGCGAGCATCGACGATCTCGCGAACGCGCCGCAGCGCACGCTGCCGTGGACCGGCGTGCGCAACTATCAGGCGCGCAACTTCATGCGCGACACGATGCACATCGGCGACGGCGTGCTGTTCTATCACTCGAGCTGCCCCGAGCCCGGCATCGCCGGCCTCGCCGAGGTCTGTTCGACGCCCTATCCCGATCCCACGCAGTTCGATCCGAAGAGCCCCTATCACGATCCGAAATCCACGCGCGAAACACCGCGCTGGATGCTGGTCGACGTGAAGTTCGTGCGCAAGTCGCCGCTCGTGCCGCTCGCCGCGTTGCGCGAGCACGACGCCCTTGCCGACATGCGCGTGCTCGCGAAAGGCAACCGCCTCTCGATCACGCCCGTCACGCCCGCCGAATGGCGCTTCATCACGCAGAAGCTGATGAAGTGA